From a single Candidatus Defluviilinea gracilis genomic region:
- a CDS encoding polysaccharide biosynthesis tyrosine autokinase, giving the protein MDINPYLKPLIKWWRLIAVTTVLALISSSISTLFQPAQYISRTTLVTGSTISNPNPEPGQISISQQLATIYSDMARREPVQEATKQALGIDWLPQYNSRIIPNTQLVEIAVTDTDPRRAQIIANELAQQLIKLSPAVSGTGGEQQEFIDQQLASLQEQIEQTDKEIKDLQASLKVQTSTSQIAETEKEIQTLTLKLTSLRDNYATFLSNSQQGALNTLTVVEPANLPTKSEGTSKLLIIGLAGLVGLLLSAGAAYGLEYLDRTIKTTSDVERIFNLPVIGYLSQISENGNNATYVLSHPNSIVAENFRLLQSNLEFFQTYNSAKTILVTSPVQGNGKTTVAANLALSFAMSDQKVILVDSDLRRPSVHKALKISQNPGLADIIHARIAAKEVVRPVKGKRIDVITAGHIPPSITEVVNSKRVGAILNELRDEYETIIVDAPPLIIADSYNLASKVDGVVLVIEPGLTKDDQAKVIKEQLNRAGARVIGIVFNKVSETNAKTYGDYQYMSMYSPQHYSDYVSSSAPKVDEPESNSKKLLAFFERGEVPPDVKSSLESAFDRFQNQRKTLFSRFKNKSSK; this is encoded by the coding sequence ATGGATATTAATCCCTATCTCAAACCTTTAATCAAATGGTGGCGGTTGATAGCAGTGACCACTGTGCTGGCTCTGATTTCCAGCTCGATCTCGACGCTGTTTCAGCCGGCGCAATACATTTCCCGCACCACTCTGGTGACGGGAAGCACCATTTCCAATCCCAACCCGGAACCGGGTCAGATCTCAATTTCGCAACAGTTGGCGACGATCTACTCAGATATGGCGCGGCGTGAACCGGTGCAGGAAGCCACGAAACAGGCGTTGGGCATTGACTGGCTTCCGCAATACAATTCGCGCATCATTCCGAACACCCAGTTGGTCGAGATCGCTGTCACCGACACAGACCCTCGTCGCGCGCAGATCATTGCCAATGAATTGGCGCAACAGTTGATCAAATTAAGCCCGGCGGTCAGCGGCACGGGCGGGGAACAGCAGGAATTCATCGACCAGCAACTTGCCAGCCTCCAGGAACAGATCGAACAGACCGACAAGGAAATTAAAGACCTTCAGGCAAGTTTGAAGGTTCAGACCAGCACGAGTCAGATCGCGGAGACCGAAAAAGAAATTCAGACTCTGACGCTTAAGTTGACCAGCCTGCGGGATAACTACGCAACGTTCCTTTCCAATTCTCAGCAGGGCGCATTGAACACCTTGACGGTTGTGGAGCCGGCGAACCTGCCCACAAAATCGGAGGGTACCAGCAAACTGCTGATCATTGGCTTGGCAGGGTTGGTTGGGCTGTTGCTTTCGGCAGGCGCCGCGTATGGGTTGGAATATCTCGACCGCACCATCAAGACAACTTCCGATGTGGAGCGTATCTTTAATCTGCCGGTCATCGGTTACCTTTCGCAGATCTCTGAAAATGGCAATAACGCCACGTATGTGTTGAGCCATCCGAACTCGATCGTTGCCGAGAACTTTCGCTTGTTGCAATCGAACCTTGAGTTTTTCCAAACCTATAATTCCGCCAAGACGATCCTGGTGACCAGCCCGGTGCAGGGAAACGGCAAGACGACGGTTGCGGCGAACCTCGCGCTTTCGTTCGCCATGAGCGACCAAAAGGTGATCCTGGTCGATTCCGATCTCCGGCGTCCTTCTGTTCACAAAGCCTTGAAGATCTCGCAGAACCCGGGGCTGGCAGATATCATCCATGCGCGGATTGCCGCAAAAGAAGTTGTGAGACCCGTGAAAGGGAAGCGCATCGACGTGATCACAGCGGGGCACATCCCGCCGAGTATCACCGAGGTGGTTAATTCAAAACGTGTCGGCGCGATTTTGAACGAATTGCGAGACGAATACGAGACGATTATCGTGGATGCGCCGCCGTTGATCATTGCCGATTCGTACAACCTCGCCTCGAAAGTGGATGGTGTGGTATTGGTGATCGAACCCGGCTTGACGAAGGACGATCAGGCAAAGGTCATTAAAGAGCAGTTGAATCGCGCCGGGGCGCGGGTGATCGGCATTGTGTTCAATAAGGTTTCGGAAACCAACGCGAAAACGTATGGCGATTATCAGTACATGTCCATGTACTCGCCCCAGCATTACAGCGATTATGTGTCCAGTAGCGCGCCCAAGGTGGATGAACCGGAATCGAACTCGAAGAAACTGCTGGCGTTCTTCGAGCGCGGCGAAGTTCCGCCCGATGTCAAATCATCGTTGGAGAGCGCGTTCGACCGCTTCCAGAACCAGCGGAAAACACTGTTCAGCCGGTTCAAAAATAAATCATCCAAGTAA
- a CDS encoding glycosyltransferase family 2 protein, protein MKISIVIPCFNEEDNIEKLGTDFFPVADSLIGSKLPDGGAVTSVEVVFVDDGSKDATYHALKTAFASRSSQTIPIKFEKHEVNRGLGAAIRTGLQASTGDIILTTDSDGTYKFGTIPALLACLQKNVDVVTASPYHPDGEVVGVPGYRIFLSKGSSLLYRILLNWNIYTYTALFRGYRRRVVEQVQFEADDYLAGTEFMVKAMLKGFKVVEFPAALHSRMFGVSKAKLWRTIKSHLRFQYRLLLHRLRLRSMFSSPA, encoded by the coding sequence ATGAAAATATCCATTGTTATTCCCTGTTTTAATGAAGAGGATAACATCGAAAAACTGGGAACAGACTTCTTCCCCGTTGCCGATAGCTTGATCGGAAGTAAATTGCCGGACGGCGGCGCTGTGACCTCTGTAGAAGTCGTTTTTGTCGACGATGGGAGCAAGGATGCTACGTATCACGCGCTCAAAACCGCTTTTGCTTCCCGTTCCAGCCAGACAATACCGATTAAGTTTGAGAAGCATGAAGTAAATCGCGGGCTTGGCGCGGCAATCCGCACAGGGTTACAGGCTTCGACCGGCGACATCATTCTCACAACCGACAGCGATGGAACCTATAAATTTGGGACCATCCCAGCCTTGTTGGCTTGCCTTCAGAAGAATGTGGATGTGGTGACCGCCTCGCCGTACCATCCGGACGGGGAAGTGGTTGGAGTGCCCGGGTATAGGATATTCCTTAGCAAAGGCTCGTCTCTTCTTTATCGAATTTTGTTGAACTGGAACATCTACACGTATACAGCGCTGTTTCGAGGCTATCGCCGCAGAGTGGTCGAACAAGTGCAATTCGAGGCGGATGATTACCTTGCCGGCACCGAGTTCATGGTCAAAGCCATGCTCAAGGGATTCAAGGTCGTCGAGTTTCCCGCCGCGTTGCATAGCCGTATGTTCGGGGTTTCCAAGGCGAAGTTGTGGCGCACGATCAAATCTCATTTGCGTTTTCAATACAGACTTCTGTTGCATCGGCTTCGCCTGCGTTCGATGTTTTCCAGCCCGGCATGA
- a CDS encoding sigma-70 family RNA polymerase sigma factor: MNDELAWVAQAQQGSDEAFTRLVESHQTHVYNLCYRMLGEPEAAEDAAQETFLRAYQNLHRYDSSRSFVTWLLSIAAHYCIDRLRRKRLSVFSMDEEREDGTVFEIADPASPDPEVESTKREERDRLHRLLGDLDETDRAAVIMRYWYDYSEIEIAESLQLTVSAVKSRLHRSRRALAGMWQEEETLPAQTERRRHESPAF, encoded by the coding sequence GTGAACGATGAACTCGCCTGGGTAGCCCAGGCTCAACAAGGCAGTGACGAAGCATTTACCCGGCTCGTCGAATCGCATCAGACACATGTGTATAACTTGTGTTATCGAATGCTGGGCGAACCTGAAGCGGCGGAGGATGCCGCGCAGGAGACTTTCTTGCGCGCCTACCAAAACCTGCATCGTTACGACTCGAGTCGTTCGTTCGTCACCTGGCTGCTTTCGATCGCCGCGCATTATTGCATCGACCGCCTGCGCCGAAAGAGACTCTCGGTCTTTTCGATGGATGAGGAGCGCGAGGATGGGACGGTGTTTGAGATCGCCGACCCCGCTTCGCCCGACCCTGAGGTCGAATCGACCAAGCGGGAGGAGCGCGACCGCCTGCACCGGCTTTTGGGCGACCTCGATGAAACGGATCGCGCGGCGGTGATTATGAGGTATTGGTACGACTATTCTGAAATTGAGATCGCTGAGTCGTTGCAGTTGACGGTCAGCGCTGTGAAGAGCCGCCTGCATCGCTCGCGACGGGCGTTGGCAGGCATGTGGCAGGAGGAGGAAACTCTGCCTGCCCAAACGGAAAGGAGACGCCATGAATCACCAGCCTTTTGA
- a CDS encoding glycosyltransferase family 39 protein, with amino-acid sequence MDWKAINMRRLLVALAFVSLLVLGVYHQPYYPVTWFDEGLALQGALNLVNHGQYAMRSVEGFRMLDQPLIANGPGLIVPIAVLFKIFGVGLLQARILAAVFFLAAVWLFFRISSVLYSAPSALISVFLLLSIPDEGFLFYGRQALGNVPALMYFFIGFLCFFALGKKKQTRYAILSGLFFGLALVTKGQYWIFVPALGLAVVADYFYYKQIRPLNSMIVLVVMLTCAALWFGVQYKLVGAENFAAHLAALDSSAEVTILAFRASRIPGNIWYLLRSGFLLFAGPGLLLSFLESRQRTLFGLGKFMLAVFVTVWVLWFCFISVGWPRYMFEAFSIGLVFSGEVFYRIYLYIRKTWNEWQKSSRLRQSSLYAGSVFLLAGLVWAGNGLFQQIRDIDVRHDATPEKFADYIIQNLPADAVIESWEWELDLLTPDHTYHHPANRWVDLKTAETQFGEMTDEIYDPTAYDPDYLIEGPFSKWTGMYTEFLAGGCCVPVVTVENYTLYKINHREE; translated from the coding sequence ATGGATTGGAAAGCGATTAATATGAGGCGGCTTCTTGTCGCCTTGGCGTTTGTTTCTCTGTTGGTGTTAGGTGTCTATCATCAACCCTATTACCCGGTTACCTGGTTTGACGAGGGGCTGGCGTTGCAGGGCGCGTTGAATTTGGTCAACCATGGGCAGTATGCCATGCGGTCTGTGGAAGGGTTTCGGATGCTTGATCAGCCGTTGATCGCGAATGGACCAGGCTTGATCGTTCCGATTGCAGTACTATTCAAGATCTTTGGCGTAGGGTTGTTGCAAGCGCGGATCCTTGCCGCCGTATTTTTTCTTGCGGCGGTTTGGTTGTTTTTTCGCATCTCATCCGTGTTGTATAGCGCGCCTTCCGCGTTGATCTCGGTATTCCTGTTGTTGTCGATCCCAGACGAAGGGTTCTTGTTTTATGGCAGGCAGGCTTTGGGCAACGTTCCCGCGCTGATGTATTTTTTTATCGGGTTTCTCTGCTTCTTTGCGCTTGGGAAAAAGAAACAGACGCGTTACGCAATTCTCTCAGGGTTGTTTTTCGGGCTGGCGCTGGTGACGAAGGGTCAGTATTGGATCTTTGTCCCCGCGTTGGGCTTGGCGGTCGTTGCAGATTATTTTTATTACAAGCAAATCCGACCTCTCAACAGCATGATCGTTTTGGTTGTGATGCTCACCTGTGCCGCCTTATGGTTCGGCGTTCAGTACAAATTGGTAGGCGCGGAAAATTTTGCCGCTCATCTTGCGGCGCTCGACTCGAGCGCAGAAGTGACCATCCTGGCGTTTCGGGCGAGTCGTATACCGGGAAATATATGGTACCTACTACGTTCCGGTTTTTTGCTTTTTGCGGGTCCTGGCTTGCTTCTGTCGTTTCTGGAAAGCCGTCAACGGACCTTATTTGGGTTAGGGAAATTCATGCTGGCTGTGTTCGTCACAGTCTGGGTCCTTTGGTTTTGCTTTATATCAGTCGGGTGGCCCCGTTATATGTTCGAGGCTTTCTCCATCGGGCTGGTTTTCTCTGGAGAGGTTTTTTATCGAATTTATTTATATATTCGCAAGACCTGGAACGAGTGGCAAAAAAGTTCGAGGTTGCGACAAAGCTCCTTGTATGCAGGGTCCGTTTTTCTGTTGGCGGGTTTGGTTTGGGCGGGAAACGGTTTGTTCCAGCAGATACGGGATATTGATGTCAGGCACGATGCAACGCCCGAGAAATTTGCCGATTATATTATTCAAAACCTTCCCGCGGACGCGGTGATCGAATCGTGGGAATGGGAGCTCGACCTGTTGACGCCGGATCACACGTACCATCATCCTGCCAATCGCTGGGTCGACCTCAAGACCGCGGAAACGCAGTTTGGCGAGATGACAGACGAGATCTATGATCCAACGGCGTATGATCCAGATTACCTGATCGAAGGTCCCTTTTCGAAGTGGACTGGCATGTATACCGAGTTTTTGGCGGGAGGCTGTTGCGTCCCTGTGGTTACTGTTGAGAATTACACATTGTATAAAATCAACCATCGCGAGGAGTGA
- a CDS encoding glycosyltransferase produces the protein MKIAYFVPYVPNLIRVRPYQLISHLSALGAEVTVFTVTTNQGDVEDARALKSLCHDVVYEHQPALRSYWQSLIALPTRQPLQSVYSWTPALVERFFQSYSVSSRFDVVHVEHLRGSMFGTTIRSRLPSLPVVWDSVDCISHLFELTSAKSRSAFGRLISTLDLRRTQAWEGELVSAFHHVTITSQADREALLRLSSKTPSPVTVLPNGVDMQYFRPDVAIQRDPETIVFSGKMSYHANISMADFLVREIMPTIWEKRPGVKLLIVGKDPPAHITSLQADPRIIVTGTVADMRPYLQKATVAAVPLVYGAGIQNKALEAMACKTPVVTNMKAMIALQAKPGEDVLVADTAEEFSRELLRLIEDPSLQQQVGQAGLDYVRKHHDWTVLAGKLIHIYEEAIHHAKILT, from the coding sequence ATGAAAATCGCATATTTTGTTCCGTATGTGCCTAATCTGATTCGGGTCAGGCCCTATCAGTTGATCTCGCATCTTTCCGCCCTTGGCGCGGAGGTGACCGTCTTTACGGTGACGACAAACCAAGGAGATGTTGAGGATGCGCGCGCGTTGAAGAGCCTGTGCCATGATGTTGTATACGAACATCAACCCGCGTTGCGTTCGTATTGGCAGAGTCTGATTGCTTTGCCAACCCGGCAACCTTTGCAGTCTGTATATAGTTGGACCCCAGCGTTGGTTGAACGTTTTTTCCAATCCTACAGCGTTTCTTCAAGGTTTGACGTTGTGCATGTGGAGCATTTGCGCGGCTCAATGTTTGGAACAACGATCCGTTCACGCCTGCCCAGCCTGCCGGTCGTGTGGGACAGCGTGGACTGTATCAGCCACCTCTTTGAGTTGACCTCCGCGAAGAGCCGCAGCGCATTCGGCAGGCTGATCTCCACGCTAGACTTGCGTCGGACCCAGGCGTGGGAAGGTGAGCTGGTTTCCGCGTTTCATCATGTGACGATCACATCACAGGCTGATAGAGAGGCGCTCCTACGATTATCTTCAAAGACACCATCGCCCGTGACCGTGTTGCCCAATGGCGTGGATATGCAATATTTCCGCCCGGATGTTGCGATTCAACGCGATCCAGAAACGATCGTCTTTAGCGGTAAGATGAGTTATCACGCCAATATTTCGATGGCAGATTTTCTGGTTCGGGAAATCATGCCTACCATTTGGGAGAAACGCCCAGGCGTGAAATTGCTGATCGTCGGAAAGGATCCGCCGGCGCATATTACATCCTTGCAGGCAGACCCTCGTATTATCGTCACAGGCACTGTTGCGGATATGCGTCCATATCTTCAAAAAGCAACGGTTGCGGCGGTTCCGCTTGTGTATGGCGCGGGAATCCAAAATAAAGCGCTTGAGGCGATGGCGTGTAAAACACCTGTGGTAACAAACATGAAGGCGATGATAGCTTTACAAGCGAAGCCCGGAGAAGATGTTTTGGTGGCTGACACCGCTGAGGAGTTTTCACGGGAACTTCTACGCCTGATCGAAGACCCATCATTACAACAACAAGTGGGGCAGGCTGGATTGGACTATGTTCGGAAGCATCACGATTGGACCGTTTTGGCTGGGAAATTGATTCATATTTACGAGGAAGCCATTCACCATGCGAAAATACTTACCTGA
- a CDS encoding glycosyltransferase family 39 protein, producing MSQFLSTNRKTLLTALGILLIYFFAFHNLTRYPAPWFDEGSHLHVPKTLARYGEYADISSDGFRYYGPTIGVGPTVMLPIAAAFKLFGIGLIQARFVMALYLLAACYIFFKLAEHLSGKAVAWIALALILSSRSVLFLEYGRQLLGEVPGFFFLALALYLWFSKWNENDVKRLATIGLFFGLAMITKYQYLLFLAPTLILSWGLDIFYYKTSSHKNFLIPGIVAAGSFGIWQVFTLMYLGPATMTENLALLRASAEGAAFNFNLAQLAANVGALSSRAVYLEALLPALIYAFFVSAPRAREGQKFSVLFLMIALNLVWFIVASIGWIRYAFLGLTLSSIFIARFFHSLTEGFNFDWRGGFFRSLFEVKNAARLALTLWLVAIVAIPLAKTVSEIAFPGPNNAQLMADYLNANVPESAVIETWEPEIGFLTNHNYHYPQNELLAVAVNQVYYGGEPVRDRYSFVETENPEYLLVGEFSKWTLIYPVEYVFENYQWVQTFGDYDLYQRIEK from the coding sequence ATGTCGCAATTCCTATCTACGAATCGAAAGACGCTTCTTACGGCGCTTGGAATCCTGCTTATTTATTTCTTTGCGTTCCATAACCTGACGCGCTACCCCGCCCCGTGGTTCGATGAGGGCTCACATTTGCATGTGCCGAAGACGCTGGCGCGATACGGCGAGTATGCGGATATCAGCAGTGACGGGTTCCGTTATTACGGTCCCACCATTGGTGTTGGTCCCACGGTGATGCTTCCCATCGCGGCGGCGTTCAAACTCTTTGGCATCGGCTTAATCCAGGCGCGGTTCGTGATGGCGCTGTATCTGCTGGCGGCATGCTACATCTTTTTCAAACTGGCGGAGCATCTCTCCGGCAAGGCGGTTGCGTGGATCGCCCTGGCGTTAATCTTATCCTCGCGCAGTGTTTTGTTTTTGGAGTATGGGCGTCAACTGCTGGGGGAGGTGCCGGGCTTTTTCTTCCTGGCGCTCGCGCTCTATCTCTGGTTCTCCAAATGGAATGAAAACGATGTAAAACGGCTGGCGACCATCGGCTTATTCTTCGGGCTGGCGATGATCACCAAATACCAATACCTGCTCTTCCTCGCCCCGACCCTGATCCTTTCGTGGGGGCTGGATATTTTCTATTACAAGACCTCTTCTCACAAGAATTTTCTCATCCCCGGCATTGTTGCGGCGGGCAGTTTCGGCATCTGGCAAGTCTTCACATTGATGTATCTCGGTCCCGCTACAATGACCGAAAACCTGGCGCTCTTGCGAGCCTCTGCCGAAGGCGCGGCATTCAATTTCAACCTTGCGCAACTCGCCGCCAATGTGGGTGCGCTCAGTTCGCGGGCGGTCTACCTCGAAGCCTTGTTACCCGCTTTGATCTATGCTTTCTTCGTGTCGGCGCCTCGCGCGCGCGAGGGACAAAAATTCAGCGTGCTGTTCCTCATGATCGCGCTCAACCTTGTGTGGTTTATCGTCGCCTCCATCGGCTGGATCCGCTACGCCTTCCTCGGGCTTACCCTCTCCAGCATTTTCATCGCCCGCTTCTTCCACAGCCTGACGGAGGGTTTCAACTTCGACTGGAGAGGCGGATTTTTCCGTTCGCTGTTCGAGGTGAAGAACGCCGCCCGCCTCGCCCTGACCTTATGGCTGGTTGCCATCGTCGCAATTCCGCTGGCAAAGACGGTCTCAGAGATCGCGTTTCCCGGCCCGAACAATGCTCAACTGATGGCAGACTATCTCAACGCGAATGTTCCCGAGTCGGCGGTGATCGAAACCTGGGAGCCTGAAATCGGCTTCCTGACAAACCATAACTATCACTACCCGCAAAATGAGTTGCTCGCGGTGGCTGTGAACCAGGTGTACTATGGCGGCGAACCGGTCAGGGACCGCTACTCTTTCGTGGAAACTGAGAACCCCGAGTATCTCCTTGTCGGCGAGTTCTCCAAATGGACGTTGATCTACCCGGTGGAATATGTTTTCGAAAACTACCAATGGGTGCAGACCTTCGGCGATTACGATCTGTATCAACGGATCGAGAAATAA
- a CDS encoding twin-arginine translocation signal domain-containing protein: MKRKITRRDFLKLAGAGAAVTAALGYGVLRESNGDPIVERNPYVNPNSLFTAELDGSVPILVVVNPEAENKFGIFLTEILRAEGVNCFHVAALSSLSADVIGAYDVILLAETPLTTSQIELFEGYVFNGGGLVSLKPAAGFESMFGWERSAGSLSDEYLLYDSAQPVNGGSNPMSLQYHGTADLYELTSGEGVAWLFTKNAPYGKPAIVMNRFGKGEAAAFAFDLAKSIAYMRQGNPELVNQDLDGLNGARTVDMFVGWIDLERIHIPQADEQQRLLVNMLARLSKRPLPRLWYFPEDKKSVLIATGDSHSNPVPFIEEVLKIVDDRGGHMTVYYAPQIVGDIGRAARWTRFWLTDHVPVISNALGEEFGSPTPDLIKSWRARGHEIALHPYVETGLDEWQVYWKEFTGRGYGPVSQTVRTHRVLWSGWMETARAQAMHGMRMNFDYYHVGPSLQMPNGAWVNGHLTGSGRPMKFIDEQGHIIDLYQQLTQVTDEHNIPMNVPEWGGYASLSAQETVDISKYLLDRSVKYGDYCAITGQFHVDPFQLGGDPAKSGRIFLEGTLDYANELGVPILSAQEWLWFSDARHDSNFENVTWDAAASSLTCELLPPAQPLSTLTVLLPALHAGKKLSAVTVDGVPTPAKTRLVLGGVEYAQLILPARRQSIQSAYS; the protein is encoded by the coding sequence ATGAAACGAAAAATTACCCGCAGAGATTTTCTCAAATTGGCTGGCGCAGGCGCGGCGGTAACTGCCGCCTTGGGCTATGGCGTGTTGCGCGAATCGAACGGCGATCCCATCGTGGAGCGGAATCCGTATGTGAACCCGAATAGTTTGTTCACAGCAGAGTTGGACGGCTCGGTCCCCATCCTTGTTGTCGTGAACCCCGAAGCGGAAAATAAGTTCGGCATCTTCCTCACCGAGATTCTGCGGGCAGAGGGAGTCAATTGTTTTCACGTGGCGGCATTGTCGTCGCTTTCCGCAGATGTGATCGGCGCATACGATGTGATTCTGCTGGCTGAGACCCCGCTGACAACCTCGCAGATCGAACTGTTCGAAGGCTACGTGTTCAACGGCGGGGGACTCGTCAGTTTGAAACCGGCCGCGGGGTTTGAATCAATGTTCGGCTGGGAGAGAAGCGCAGGCTCGTTATCCGACGAATATCTTTTGTATGACTCCGCCCAGCCTGTCAATGGCGGCAGTAATCCCATGTCGCTTCAATATCATGGAACGGCAGATTTGTACGAACTCACCAGCGGCGAGGGGGTGGCGTGGCTGTTTACCAAGAATGCCCCGTATGGAAAACCCGCGATTGTGATGAATCGATTCGGCAAAGGCGAAGCGGCGGCGTTCGCGTTCGATCTCGCCAAGAGCATCGCGTATATGCGGCAGGGAAACCCCGAACTTGTGAACCAGGATTTGGACGGTTTGAACGGCGCGCGCACGGTGGATATGTTCGTGGGTTGGATCGACCTCGAGCGTATCCATATCCCGCAAGCCGACGAACAACAACGCCTGCTCGTGAATATGCTGGCGCGCTTGAGCAAACGACCTTTGCCGCGTTTGTGGTATTTCCCCGAAGATAAAAAATCGGTATTAATCGCCACCGGCGATTCGCACAGCAACCCCGTTCCGTTCATCGAAGAAGTGTTGAAGATCGTGGACGATCGCGGAGGGCACATGACCGTGTATTACGCCCCGCAGATCGTGGGCGATATCGGTCGCGCCGCCCGCTGGACTCGTTTCTGGCTGACCGATCACGTGCCCGTGATCTCCAACGCGCTCGGCGAAGAATTTGGGTCGCCCACGCCAGACCTGATTAAATCCTGGCGCGCGCGCGGGCATGAGATCGCTTTGCATCCGTATGTTGAAACCGGGCTCGACGAATGGCAGGTCTATTGGAAGGAATTTACCGGGCGAGGCTACGGGCCCGTATCGCAAACCGTGCGCACGCATCGCGTCTTATGGTCAGGTTGGATGGAAACCGCCCGCGCGCAAGCCATGCACGGGATGCGCATGAATTTTGATTATTATCATGTCGGTCCATCCCTGCAAATGCCGAACGGCGCGTGGGTGAATGGTCACCTCACCGGTAGCGGTCGCCCGATGAAATTCATCGACGAGCAGGGTCATATCATCGACCTGTATCAGCAACTCACGCAAGTCACCGATGAACACAACATCCCCATGAACGTGCCGGAGTGGGGCGGCTATGCCAGCTTGAGCGCGCAAGAGACGGTAGACATTTCAAAGTATCTGCTCGATCGCTCGGTCAAGTACGGCGATTACTGCGCCATCACCGGGCAATTCCATGTCGATCCCTTCCAACTCGGCGGCGACCCGGCGAAATCGGGGCGCATCTTTTTGGAGGGCACGCTGGATTACGCCAACGAACTCGGCGTGCCGATACTTTCGGCGCAAGAGTGGCTGTGGTTTTCGGATGCCCGGCACGACTCTAACTTTGAGAATGTGACCTGGGATGCCGCCGCTTCTTCCCTGACGTGCGAACTGCTCCCGCCCGCCCAGCCTTTATCCACGCTGACGGTTCTCCTCCCCGCGCTCCATGCCGGAAAGAAACTTTCCGCTGTCACCGTAGACGGTGTACCCACTCCCGCCAAAACCCGTCTAGTACTTGGCGGCGTGGAATACGCGCAGTTGATCCTCCCCGCCAGACGGCAATCGATACAATCCGCCTATTCATAA